One segment of Solanum stenotomum isolate F172 chromosome 1, ASM1918654v1, whole genome shotgun sequence DNA contains the following:
- the LOC125860406 gene encoding uncharacterized protein LOC125860406: protein MLPEGEAIPGNGGISSSNPDPPSPPKADSNSNLETELLCDESFSEIIKEEVEEEVVSSDSLNERKRLRTVEEEEEDATEAVSDANKVPRIHEEEEGQKEIDEQNGNLDSEKDEGGNQENNNGVEDQNEEDENEEKREDETEEVEKEDETEELPQFSTAEEEGEKHDLEEHRKNVGGEDNVNRINSEQNEGNEPEDGENGEKEEEEKETEEQKQKAAEKGKRPLFEDSEEDEEEEQKQEAAKKWPKTSLINTESHKGYDYHWDLAILRAMYDFKFINARIFSERNTMSEMLPSEEMMNEKQENQESEIDAVVSPISSPPYEDYHPSHFNNDLQNEESTISADKTEDQESELKYMFLKVEEKGKCPVSETYELKPINKPTFSNLEQGGTSENESIKKDEYDYDLDLAILKSLYHYFFNHGVIPYPYSENFIDYIEASISN, encoded by the exons atgttaccTGAAGGAGAAGCAATTCCTGGAAATGGAGGAATTTCATCTTCAAATCCTGATCCTCCTTCTCCTCCAAAGGCCGACAGTAATAGTAATCTTGAAACAGAGCTACTATGTGATGAATCATTCAGTGAAATTATCAAGGaggaagtagaagaagaagttgtTAGCTCTGATTCGTTGAATGAACGGAAGAGATTACGTactgttgaagaagaagaagaagatgcaaCAGAGGCTGTCTCTGATGCAAATAAAGTACCTAGGAttcatgaagaagaagaagggcaAAAGGAGATTGATGAACAGAATGGAAATCTAGATTCAGAAAAAGATG agggtggaaatcaagaaaacaacaaTGGAGTAGAAGATCAAAATGAAGAAGacgaaaatgaagaaaaaagagaggacGAAACAGAGGAAGTAGAAAAAGAGGATGAAACAGAGGAATTGCCCCAATTTTCAACAGCTGAAGAAGAAGGCGAAAAGCACGATCTCGAAGAACACAGAAAGAATGTAGGAGGAGAAGATAATGTCAATCGTATAAACTCTGAACAAAATGAAGGCAACGAGCCCGAGGATGGAGAAAatggtgaaaaagaagaagaggagaaagaaacAGAGGAACAGAAACAAAAAGCtgctgaaaaaggaaaaagaccaTTATTCGAAGACtcagaagaagatgaagaagaggaaCAGAAACAAGAAGCTGCTAAGAAATGGCCAAAAACATCATTG ATAAACACCGAGAGCCACAAAGGTTACGATTATCATTGGGATTTGGCTATTTTAAGAGCCATGTATGATTTCAAGTTCATCAATG cTCGAATATTTTCAGAAAGAAACACCATGTCCGAAATGCTACCATCAGAAGAAATGATGAATGAAAagcaagaaaatcaagaatctgaaaTTGATGCAGTTGTATCACCTATCTCCTCTCCTCCATATGAAGATTATCATCCATCACACTTCAACAACGATCTACAAAATGAAGAATCGACAATCTCTGCAGACAAAACAGAGGACCAAGAATCTGAACTGAAGTATATGTTTTtgaaagttgaagaaaaaggaaagtgtCCCGTGTCTGAAACATATGAATTGAAGCCCATTAATAAGCCTACATTTTCCAATCTTGAACAAGGAGGAACGTCCGAAAATGAATCAATAAAAAAAGATGAGTATGATTATGATCTTGATTTAGCAATCTTGAAGTCTCTCTATCATTACTTCTTCAATCACGGGGTAATTCCATATCCTTATTCAGAGAATTTTATCGATTACATCGAGGCTTCAATTTCCAACTAG